The DNA sequence TGATTGTCGGTAAAGATCCTGTTTTTTTATTGTGcggtactccctccgtcccgttgatttatatacatacaCTGTTTACACGTATTTCGAATCTTCGgtaaagtatagtttcataatgtatttttaaatatttttttttgaataaaagtttaaacataaaacttttatttagaaaaaaaatttgaaaaaaagttATGGAGTTATGTTTTAAAGAAGTATTGAAAAACGTGTCAAAAAGTAATGTTTAGAATTTAATGGAGTAGAGGTAGTATGAATCTTGTCAAAAAATAAGGTTAAAAAAAACTATCATCATAATCATATTTTGACTATTAGAATCATATTTTGACTATTAGAATGCTATATTTTACCGCGGACGGGCTCCTTATTATTAGTGCTGAATTATTCTTGTCGGTctctttatttatttatttgtctGAATTATATTTGACGGAACTTGAAATTATTCAGAACAATTATAAAATAGATACATTCGGATTCTCGGAATGTATAATACATAGACATGCATTCGCAGACTAATTTCTTTTAAGAAAAAAGAAATATAACTAGTTTTGAACTTTTCCCTCCACTTATTGCACAACCTCCAAAAGCATAGCATATAATTAGCCGTGGCCTTGATTTAGGGGCGTAAACGAACCAAACTATTCGTGAGCTACTCGAGCTCGGTTCATAAAAAATTGAATTCGGCTCGAAAATAATCGATTCGAGCTCAAGCTTTTCGAAATTTTAACGGAGCCGAGTTCGAGCTTCAAATTATTCGGCTCGTAAGGTTCGCGAGCCTTATCGAacctttattatttttattatttttattataaatatatttttatgtaaatatttaatatttattatatattatttatttttatcgaGTCGAACTCGAGCCGAACTGACATATTTCGATTTTTTGTTGATATTTAGTGAATTAATTCGAGCTTTCGAGCTGAACTCGAGCCTACCGAACCTTTTACGAGCCGAACTTTGAACTTAAAATTAAAGGCTCGATCGAGATAGAGCTCGAGCTCGAGTCCGGACTATTTTAGTCGAGCTCGAGCCGAGCCTGTCAGTATTAATTCGGCTCGACTCGGCTCAATTACACCCCTACCttgattaatttttcaaaaattaataaGAAGGATATATCAACTTCTATTAATCCTTGTCAAAACATTAGAAACTAATTCTACAAGAAAATATATATTCGGATTAAAATTTCGTTATACGTCAATCCCGAATAATCtaattgatattatttttttattccGTCCATTATTATGTACAATAATAATTCGGATAATAATGAATCTTATCCTAGTCGACTTTTACAACATTTTTTCAATGTCCTGTTTAATTTATTCCTTCACATTTCAAAAGTAATTATTAAATTTGGCGGGAGTCACAATTTACTCATGTGTCATCTCTATAATTTCCTCAATCACTTTATTACTCTTTTAATTCATATAGGAAAAGGTGGGATGCATGGTGACAGCTGACAGTACTGTATAACTTAAAACATCTTCAATGtgttttttaatttaaaatttgaGAAAGGAATTAATATTTTTTACTTCACTATAGTTTATGTTAAAATTACTATAAGCCTTTTTATCTCTCCTCATTTTTAACAGCTCTATTTTCgctctaatatatatatatatatatagtgttaTATTACATATTCATCAACAATCATTTGAGGATTATGAtatgattaattatacatatggGAAGCacaatatatatttatacataaaATATGTTTGCAAATTGCAATATATATAGTAATGCTTTATATATTTTGTTACATTTTCCTAATCAAAGCTACCTAGCTCTACATGTTGAACAAGACGAGAAGATAGCCTTACACACACACTCACAAATGGTGCACATAATATTTAGGAGTTAGTTTGatcatattatatattacttTTATTAGGATTATACAATGTCATCTAAAGCCATAGAGCACCGGCATCTTTGAGCATCTGTTTAAGTGAACCATCAATATGTGCAGTCATGACATTGTTAGCAGTCCCTAAAAACTTGCCTCCAACAAACACTGCTGGCACAGCAGGAATGCACCCTAACCTCTTCAATGCCATCTCTATTTCCTTCCCTCTAGGGTGTTGATCAATTTCATGCACCATAGGACTGACTCCTTGTTCTTGAAATAATCGCGTTATCGCATGTGACATGCAACATAAACTCTTGCTGAAGATCACTACTGCCTTCTCCGATGCCAGGTTCGCAATGCAATCCATTCACTATGTCGTAAGTTGTAGActagctttgatattattttataTGTTGTAGACTTGTAGTAAGAGTGGTGTATAAGTTTGGTTGATTTAAAACATGATCTCTGACCTTGTATTTATACTGGGTGATGGGGGGTTTGACAATGGTTTCATGAAGTTGGTCTATTCTTGAAGATATGGATAAACTCTTGTGTACAATCATCGTTTAGATGTGTGCAACCCTTGTGACCTTGTCGGCAGTGTTGAGATTGGCTATATTCAGTTAATTTAGCTAGGGGCTACTTGCATGTGTTTGGAATCTATGTGACAGTGCAGATAGAATTACCTGAGCTGAACCTGCCGAAAGTGGGACTAATGAGATTTTGATTCCAGAATATAAGGAAACAACATGCATGGTACGGCATACAGATTTAGTTTATGACTGTAAAATTTGATGCTCAATGGGATGATATGTGATATATATGGCTTTTTTCATAGATTTTAATACTAATTTTATGATTATATCGGAATTTGGGGTGGCTGCCGCACCCGCCGACCACCATCTGCCTCCGCCCCTGAATTCCAACTTTATTGCAGTGATTGAAGGAGTTTTGATCCTTAACTATATGTGCACATCTTGATTTATGCATGGGTAATCTACAATCAGCTGGCCTGCAATGTtgtgtcatatatatatatatatatatatatatattcatccctgattttctatttttcatatttttttgtATCACAATATCGGAGCTTTCCACGGACATTTCATAGATGTTCtttcttatttttaattttttttgacaAGCCCAATCAACAAAATTTCATAGATGTTTTTTCTTATTCTGATGAATGGCTGGTTGGGCCAACTAATGAAGTTGTTTAGTAGATCATCCGGGTTTGTACAGGATCGAGAAAGTTGGAGTTCCATTTATAATTACTATTTATAAAAGATTATGACTTCGTAGAACTTtttcctctaacaattactaCTATTTATAATTCTCTCTTGTATAATATATTTTAGAGGGCGTTTGAAAACTTGCATTTCACGGATTTCAAATGACAGGATTTGAATTGTCGTTGTCATTTTAAATTCTCATAtttatactaatatttgaatgtcctgaatttcaaatgaaatccaaattcaaattctcaaacagcttatttgatcaaatccagaATTTCAAATAAAATCCAGTTTCCAAACGGGCCATTAATTATTTGGAATCACTTTTGATATTAAATGTAGAATTAtaaataagtaaaaaaaaaagGGCGTCGTTAGAGAACAAAGTTAATTGGTTGATTTATGTATTTTATAAATTACTAAAAACAAatattcttatatcttatactacttgccCTTGCTAGCTATAGGCTGTAGCCCTTGCTATAGTTGGGATGGTGGGAGTTCAAGTTATATATTCTTTTTAGTAGTATATAActtctgaaaataattattttaaaggtGGTGACAACGTAATATATACTACTTGTTTTCTGGCTAGTCAAATCAGATTCCCATATTTCAGCAGACTCTGTTATAGAAATTgaccgatttttaaaaaatcgtcGATAAATTGctcaaaaatcggtcaaaaatatttgttcgatttgaccgatttccgataaatcgccgattaatcatccgattttttaaaaatcatccAATAAATCGTAAATCGATATCTCAACCAAGTAATTCCAATTTCCGAAATCTGTAATAGGGTTAATGCAGGCGAGGAATACTAACATTTCCCTGGACACCTCATGAAATTCCTCCACCGCACTAAAAAGAAAGATATACAGAATCACACAAAGATAGATCTCCGTGCATGGTGTGAGATGCCACGAACCACCTCCGTTACCCGATTCTATCTTTATTCAGTTCTATCCACTACTCCGTCGCCCGTAACATGTTCAGTCGGTTTCACATGTACAGCAGTATAGGTGTCATCCACAATACTTTCACTTCATCATCCATCTTTTTCATGCTTATGCATGCATTTCTATATCAATATATACACCAGGGGTAATTGGGGTTCGGTTGATTCGATTTATATGTTAAATCGGAATCAAATCGCATAATTGCGGTTTTGAAAGTATTCAAATCAATCTGAATCTCGTAATGCAATAAAATCAAATCACCGGGTTTAGTTTTATTCAGTTCGATTTTATAAATTTTGACGGTTTAcgatattttttattaataaactcggaaaataaattatttttcttctttcttttttttgCTAAGCAACATTTCTTCTATTTAAACTTTCCTTCGTACAATtcacataattaataatataattatttattatttcatAATAAAGTATATCGCTCGTATTAATTGCATATGACTAACGTTTAATGATCAATTAGTTGTAATAATGAATGTTCAGtataaaagaaataaaaaagtttttaacattatttttaaaagaaagcAATAAACAATTTACTGAAATATATGATAAGTTTGTGATTTTTTGATGATATTTAACATAAATTTAGTTATATATtgattataaaatataattatcagTTTTACATTATGTAAAactgtgtatgtatgtgtgtcGGTGTGTATATATATTGATGATGGTTCGTATTGGAAGCGGGTTGGGTTAAATTCAAACCAAAATCAACACATAACCTCCAAATTTTTAGAGTAGTTGAACTGTAACCCCAAATTTCACATTTCAATTTCAGTTTGGGTCAATTTATGCGGATTAGACGGTTTAACCTGAACTGAATCACCcctaatatatatacatatatttgtgTTAGAGAACCTATTCAAAATCAGTTGAGAGTTTAGGAGGTCATCTACATTTTATACTTGCATGCATAAGAGCATTTAAAATATGAAGAGGTCCATAAATGTACGAGGTCCTGGACCCAAGATTCATTAGTGATCACCCTTTTTATATCATTGTATTCGGATCTTTGTTGCAGTATGCGACTAATGTTATAGACACTAAAAGTATAAAAAATTGTTATCAAGGGCGTGAAATGTGGCCGTATATAATAATTTAATTGCTGTATTGGTATAAATATAGCGAGGTCcatttttattttacaaataaagaTATGGCAGTAATATATACttttaataattttgaaaatcagTTTTGTAGCCCTAATATTTTCATCTGTTATATATAAGCATGCATGAGATCCGCTTATCTTTCCCGAGTTATAGATTTTTAGTATTTTTCAGTTTTATTACCCTTGTAATTAACCATGAAAAAATCATTTATCTTATGGTCCGTTTGGGAAACTGGATTCCATTTGAAAATCTGAATTTGATCAAATAAGCTGTTTGGTAATTTGGATTTGAATTTCATTTGAAATCCGGTACattcaaatattagtataaacataagaatttgaaatgacaacTCAAATTCTGTCATttgaaataaaatataagtttccaAACGCCTCCTTATAGTATTTGcataaaattttagaattttaaatttatGAAATTTAATAACGATAAAATTATCTTAAAACAATCCGACTGCCATGATAAGGAACCCGTTACATTAAGCATAAAATGGTCCGACCAATTTATACATTATTTTTAAAGCAAGTATGATGTATGCAAGTGTATGGGGCAAGTACAAAATCCATACCTTGCCCTTTGGTAAACATTTGGGGCTTGGGCCAGTTATAGATAGCCACTTGTCTTGCATACCTGTCATATATTGTAGTTCATGTTTGATAAGATTATACATAGAGAGTTTGACAGGGAAATTTACGTACTTGACTATAAATGTTCCTACGGAGTAAATCAATGTTCTAAGGATAGTAAGATATACATAAATTATACTCCTATTCCGAAAAGTAAAAAGATTATTTTTGTAATAATCCTTGACTTAACCTAAGACAATAAAAATAGTGTGCGATTTTGTTTTTCTAATGTGTGCCTATACATTAGTCACTAACTCCGATAAAAATGATCTCTTTTTATTGATGGAATTGATGTGAATGCAGGGGGCCGTTAACATTTATTATTCAACCACCAATAAGAAGAGCCCATTTATACGGGAGTTAGTGATTATTGTGTACCCTTGTGCAGAAAAACATGCATGCACAACATCAATTGTGATTCAACCACATCCCTTACTCTTGATGACCGGAATACTTTTGATATAATTACCCAATAATTTCACGGTTAATTAGGAATTGCAATCATTATAATATTATACTCTCTCCTTTTTATGTTAATTGTTCTTTTTACTTGATTTGAATTTCAATTTTAAGTATCATTTTAATCACTAATTTCGGGATATTATAGAGATGTTCCCCAACTTAGCGACCCGTTTGTCGTAGCAGTGGCGGACCTAATGATAAAATTTAGGGAGGGCCGAactattaaaaaattgaaaaaacatGTTAAATAAGCGATATTTGACGGATGACAGATTCCATTTGGAGAAATAAGATTAATAAAATGAAATTGAAAAAATATGTTAAATAAGCGATATTTGATAGATAAAAGATTCCATTTAGAGAAATAAGAttcagaaaatgaaattgaaaaAACATGTTAAATAAGCGATATTTGATAGATAAAAAAttcaaaccaaaccaaacataaCCAGTATATCCCGCTTAGCACATGGTCTGAGAAGACTAAGATGTACGTAGTCTTCCCCTCATTCCAAAAAATAAATAGGCTGTTTGCCGAAAGACCCCTCGCCTTGTGTGTACGTGTGAAATTATGTAAAAAGTGAAAAGAacaaatttagaaaaataaaattcaaaaaatgaAATTGAAAAAACATGTTAAACGATATTTGACAGATAAAAGatttcatttaaaaaaatatgattcaaaaaatgaaattaattgattcTACGGATGGAACCTTGGCCTCCATATCTAATTCCCACATCAGCACCAATAGACCAATACTACTTCTGTGACATTTAACAATACAAATATAACTTAGTCTAAAATCTCAGAAAGGACCAAAGCAGGTGTTGGATTCGATGTAACTCCGCCCTAACGTCCTAGCTCGGAATCCAGTGTTAACCTAACAATTTGTGTAATTTTATACATGATCCGTACGTGCATGGTCCCCAAATGAACGTTCTGGGCATGCAGGCATTTTATGTCTTACTCTCTCCGTATTTTTAATTTGTTATTAAAAGTTTTGGGCACGTAAATTAAGAAATATAtataaagtagtgaaaaagagaaaagaaaagtgGGTGAAGTGATGAGACCCattcatttttaatatataaaagaTAGATGGTGGGGTAAAAGTAATGTGAAAAGGGAAGAAAAGTGAGGAAATGGAGGGACTCAttgactatttttggtaagttttgaaatgtaaaaaaATGGATGAGACATTGCAAAACGGGAAGTGTAAAGAAATGAAAAAAAACTGAATGAGTATTATTTTTGTCGGTACAAAACCAGGACCCTTCGGACATTTAAAGCTAGGTCATGACTCATAAAACGGAAAGtgtaaaaaaatgaaaaaaaactaaatgaatattatttttgtcGGTACAAAACCAGGACCCTTCGGACACTTAAAGCTAGGTCATGACTCATGACCTTATCGATATCATCTTTCCATCAAAATGTTATCCGACATTCTCCTTTTTGTTTTAATCCTATTCCTCTTCCATCAATTGGTCCCCAATCTTGGGTTATATATTCAAAGCTCTGTTTTTTTAGGCTTCACGTACTTAGAGCATCTCCTGTAGTGTTGGATAAAATTTTTTGAACATGTAAGACATTATTATATTTCATGATATTGATTATATTGGttatctatatttttaaaatagtaTGTTATAAAATTTTATGTTGTTAAGGAATAAATAATTAGAAATTTTTTTACAGATTTTTTACGGTAGTAGTTCAACAAATATAGTTAACATCAAGAGGTTAGCTATATTTATAAATAAGAGGAATGTATCATTGGAGATGAATTTTTTTACACAATCTCTATATTTTTTATTCATAGTATGTATCAATAATTTTTAGCTAAGGATTCTATATGGTTGAAGATGTTTTTAAAATGACTATGTTATCGGTCAATAATCtaaattcaatttttattttcatttttattagatttttcgAATATTTTTTGATATTTATGAGCTAAAAAATAGTATTTCAACAATTTAATCTCCAATTTATGatcatataattataaataaaactAAATATGACTCAAATTATGAAAGATTTACCAGTATTATGGGGCATTTATCCTTTTTAGTTGAGACACTTTATAAAATATAGTCCCTCTGTTTTTTTATTTGTCGCTTTGACTTTTGAACGTATTTCAATGTGGTTTGACCGGCTAGTTagaaatataattttaaaaatcttttttttatgaattaaaatataagttgtctacttttatttacaaaaagataaataaaaaaatagagGGAGTATATTTTTTGCTTTTTATCCTATTACATTGAGCAAAAATTATCAATCCAAGAAGAAGATAAAGTTTTCACGGGCAAATATGGACTATTTTCGTCATTTTATTCAGCGGGGCACGTGTCCCTCTTGGCCCCTACATGAATACATCATTGATGATCATTGAAAGAGTGAATATATATAAAGTTTttgaatttaataaataattCTTTCCCCATTTTTAAACTTAGCATATATTCTGAAAACTACAGCTTAAAGCTGTTTAAGGACCACATAATTAAAAGTTAAAACATGCATGATTTAAATAAATGTGTATCAACTCAGACTGGTGAATTAAGGTTAGCCAGGCTAGGAGTGGATGACATTTTTGTATCATGCAtgtcatttttattttttattgaCTAATTACAAGCAATATTAAATAAGAGAATGATATATGGATAAAATCTTGACAATGCCATTTACACGTGACGCCGTACCATATTTCCATATGCAGAGATTCGTTATCGTGCATTTCTTTTTCTTGTCTTTTTCTTGTGTGTGTGGTATATATGCTTCAATTTATATTATTAAgtgaaatattaaaataagtaacttatgacttaaaatcaATAATAACTGACTTATAAATAAGTAGATGAATCTTTATAAGTTACATaaaggtttggataattttacttataagttagatt is a window from the Apium graveolens cultivar Ventura chromosome 1, ASM990537v1, whole genome shotgun sequence genome containing:
- the LOC141724085 gene encoding monothiol glutaredoxin-S10-like; its protein translation is MDCIANLASEKAVVIFSKSLCCMSHAITRLFQEQGVSPMVHEIDQHPRGKEIEMALKRLGCIPAVPAVFVGGKFLGTANNVMTAHIDGSLKQMLKDAGALWL